The sequence TACGGGAGAGGTGGCTTCGCGAAGCGAAGCCGGGTGAGGGGTCTCTATCCTCACGAACGGTCTTGCGAGTGGAGAGAACCCCTCATCCGGCGCTTCGCGCCACCTTCTCCCGCAAGGGGAGAAGGGAAGAGGTTCTGAGCAAGAGTTGGAAAATGAAAACGGCCGCCTTCCGGGCGGCCGTTTTTGGTTGCGAAGCTATCGAGCAGCCTCACGCGTAATCGCTGCCGCCGTCGTCGTCGCCGCCGAAATCGCTGTCGTCGGCCATGTCCACGTTGTCGTCGTGATCGTCGTCGTAGTTCTGGTCGTTGTTGTCGCGATCGTTCGAGGCCTGGTCGACGAAGCCCTGACGGGAGTCGCGGTTCGATCCGATGTCGTTGAGGCCGGCATCGCGCGCGAGCGAGCCGCCGGACTGGTCACTGCCGCCCCAAGGGCTTCCGCCAGCGCTGCGGTCGCCGAGTGCGTTGCTGTCGCCGAAAGCCTGCTGGTGCGAGCCGCCCATCATGCCGCGGATGCTCGAGAGCAGCAGCGAGCCGCCGACCACGCCGGCCGCGGCTGCCGCCGCCGTGCCGAGGAACGAGCCGCCGCCACCGCCGGCCGGCGGGGCGCCATAACCGGGGGCTTGGCCCTGACCCGGGCCTTGCCCGTAAGCCTGTCCATAGGGAGGCGGCGCACCATAGCCCGGCTGGGACTGCTGCATCGCCTGACCGGTGTTCCAGACCGGGCGCTGCTCACGCGGCGGCACGTTCGGAACCGAGCCACGCGACGGGCTGCCGCCGAACAGCGTGTCGCGCATGGTGTCGAGGAAGCCGCCGGACTGCGTCTGCTCGGGCGCTTGGGCCGCTTCCAGCTCCTGGATGCGGTTATGGGCGCGCTTCAGCGCTTCGTCCTGCAGCAGCGTGGTCTGCACCAGTGCGTAGACCGCGCCGGGCGCTTTGCGCAGCCCGTCGGAGATCGCGGCGGTCGCGTCGGGATCGCGCGGTGCATTTTCCAGCTTTGAAAGCCGGTCGAAAAGGTCGTCGACGAGCTGGCGTTCCTGCGGCGTCATGATCTGTCTCCTTCGCGCAAAACCAAGCGCGCAGAAGATGTAGGGTTCCATTATGGCCCCAACAGTGCCGGCCGGATTAAATTTCGGTATGCGACAAGCTGCCTCTTCGCTGCCCCTAAGCTGCCCCTGGGCCGCTTTTCGCCGGTTTCATGCCAGTGTCACGTTGCTGTCGGCCAGCAGGCGGGCGAAGGCATCGCCCTTGAGATAGGCATGCTCGCGCTCGCGGACGTCGGTCATCGGATCGAGGCTGGTGAGGACGTCGTCGACGAAGCCGGGGTGGCACATCACGAGGCCGCCGTCGGGCAGGCCTTCCAGAAACTGCCGCATCAACGCGCCGAAATCGGCCGCGCGCGTGAAATCATAGGCGCCGGCGAAGCCGGGATTGAAGCTGAGGCCGGCGCGGCCGGCGCGGTGGCGGAATTGCGCGCTGAGGATGTCGAGCACCATGGCTTTGGGCGAGGCCAGCCGCTGCGCCAGCGGCAGGTTGCGGCCGCCCTGGCGCACCCAGGCCTGTGGCGCAACCTCGGCGACCGCATCGACAAAGCCGTCGCGCACCTGCGGATAGAGCTGCACGTGCTGATGGCCGTCGACGAAATCAGGCGTGCGGCCGAAGGCGTCCATGAAGGCCGCGAGCTGCGCCTTCACCTCATTGCGAAAGAATTCGCGGTCGAGCCGCCGCGCAAGGCCGGCGCGCAGCAGCTTTGGAAACGGCATGAACATGTCGCCATCGAGGGGACGGAAATGCATTGTGAGCGGTCGGAACGGCGCCGACAGCGTGACATGCAAGCCGATCGCGCAGCGCGAGCTTGTTTTCGCTGAAGCCTGCAGCGCCTCGGCCTCGCTGCGTTCGATCGCAGCTCCGACCATCATCACCGAGGTCGCGTTGAGGCGGCCGCGTTCGATCAGGTCGCGGATGGCGCGGTTGACCCCCGGGCTGATGCCGTAATCGTCGGCGCAGAGCCAGATTCGCCGCGGGCTCGCGGCGCTGCTCATTCGGCCGCCGTCCTGCTCGAGGCGTCCTGGCTTGAAGCGTCCTGGCTTGAAGCTTCCTGGGCCCTGTCGGCCTCGAAATGCTTCTCGCTGTGCTCGGCGACGAAGTAGATCGGGCGCGCCTTCAGCTCGGAGAGGATCTTGCCGATATATTCGCCGACGATGCCGATCATGATGAGCTGCACGCCGCCGATCGTCATCAGGCCGACCACGAGCGAGGGATAGCCGGGCACCTGCTTGCCGGTGGTCCAGACCTCCCAGAGGATCGACAGGCCGAACAGGAAGGCGCCGCCCGCGAGCACCACGCCGAGCAGGCTGGCGAAACGTAACGGCGCCACCGAGAACGAGGTCAGGCCCTCGATCGACAGACCGAGCAATCGTGCGGCGTTGAAGGTGGTGACGCCATGGGCGCGCGGCGCCGGCTCGTAGTCGACGCGGATCTGGCGGAAGCCGATCCAGCTGGCGAGGCCCTTGAAGAAGCGGTTGCGCTCCGGCAACTGCTTGAGCGCTGCGACGGCGCGCGGCGACAGCAGGCGGAAATCGCCGGCGTCCTCGGGGATCTTCTGGCGCGCGCCCCAATTGATCAGCGCGTAGAAGCCGTGCACGGCGAGGCGGCGCAGGAAGGTCTCGTTGTCGCGATGCGCCTTGGCGGTATAGACGACGTCATAGCCGTCATCGATCCAGTGCCGCACCAGCTGCTCGACCAGGGCCGGCGGATGCTGGCCGTCGCCGTCCATGAACATCACGGCGCCGAGCCGGGCATGGTCGAGGCCGGCCATCAGCGCCGCCTCCTTGCCGAAATTGCGCGACAGCGACACCACCTGGACGCTGATCGCGTCAGCCGGCAGCGAATGGGCGATCGACAGCGTCGCGTCCGCGCTGCCGTCGTCGACATAGACGACCTCGCAAGCGAGGCGATAGCGCTCCCGCAAGGTCCGTGCGAGCTCGCAGATGCGCTGGTGCAGGGCGGCGAGGCCCGCCGCCTCGTTGTAGACGGGGACGACAATCGAGAGTCCCTTCGCGGCGGAGTTGGCCGCGGTGGTCGTCAGGGCGGAAACGTCAGAGCCCAGCGTCATCGATTAGGGTTCCAGAGGCGTTAAGGTCATCAGAGCAGCATATGGTAGCCGCCGTTTGCTGTCGCTACGCTGAACGAAGCTGCTCAGCAAAGTTTGGGCTCACCGCCGCAGGAACGCCTCGAGCCTGGCGAACAGCGGGTTCTCACGGTCGAACACATAGTCGAGCGAGACCACCGAGACGGTCTCGGCGCCATGCTCGCGCAGGAAGCTCGCCAGCGCATAGAGCTGCCCCGGGGGGCAGTGCAGCGTCAGCATGCCCGACGAGGTCGGCCCGCCGAACGGGGCCTCGACGCCGAACCGGCTGTGGGCTTCGCCGAGCAGGGCGGCATCGCACTGCCGGAAGCGGGTGCGGACCTCGCGGTATTTGTTGGCGCGCGCCCTTGCTGCGATGTGATCGAGGATGACGCGCGCGGTCTCGCGCGCCTGCGGCGACCAGTCGGCCTCCCTGGAGGCGACCAGATTGGCCTGGCTGCGCAGGATCACCCCGTCGTCGAGCACCCGCAGGCCGTTGGCGGCCAGCGTCGCGCCCGTGGTGGTGATGTCGACGATCAGCTCGGCGCTGCCGGCCGCCGGCGCGCCTTCGGTTGCGCCCGCGCTCTCGACAATGCGGTAATCGGTGATGCCGTGGCTCTGGAAGAAGGCGCGGGTGAGATTGACGAACTTGGTCGCCACCCGCATCCGCATGTGATGCTGCTCGCGGAAGCCGGTGGTGACGTCGTCGAGGTCGGCCATGGTGCGGACGTCGATCCAGGCCTGCGGCACCGCGACCACGACGTCGGCATAGCCGAAGCCGAGCCCCTCGATCAGCGAGACGCGGTTGTCGGCGTCGGCGATGTTCTCGTGCACCAGATCCTCGCCGGTGACGCCGAGATGGGCGAAGCCGCGCGACAGCTGCGATGCGATCTCGCTCGCCGAGAGATAGGCGACCTCGACATTGTCCAGCCCTGCGATGGTGCCGCGATAGTCGCGCGCGCCGCCGGCCTTCGACAGCTTGAGGCCCGCACGGGCGAAGAAGGCTTCAGTGTTTTCCTGCAGGCGGCCCTTGGAGGGAACGGCCAGGACGAATGGCGCGCTCATGACTTAAGCTCCCACCTTGCGGCCGATCCGGTTCAGCGCGTCCACCCAGACCGAGAAGCCGACGGCAGGGATCGGCTCTGTCGAGCCGAGCTGGGTCATCAGCCCGTCATAGCGGCCGCCGGCGACCAGCGGCTCGGCGCCGTTGCCGCTGTGATGCAGCTCGAATTCAAAGCCTGTGTAATAGTCGAGCCCGCGTCCGAACGCGGTCGAAAAGCGCGTCTGCTTCACGTCGATGCCGCGCGCGGCCATGAAGCCGACGCGGCTCTCGAACTGGTCGATCGCCGCAGCAAGATCGAGCTTCGCGTCAGTCGTCAGCGCGCGCAGCTGGGCGACGGCGTCGTCGGGATTGCCCGCGATCGACAGGAAGCGCTTGAGCACGGTGATGGCCTCGCGCGGCAGCGCGCCGCCCTTCAGTGTCGATTGCTCGAGGAAGCGGTCGGCGATCTCGGCCGTGGTGCGGCCGCCGACATTGGTCGTGCCGGCGATCGACATCAGATCGGTGACGAAGGCGAGCGCCGCCTTGCGGTCGGAGCCGGCAAGCGCCGCCAGCACGCCCTCATATTCGCTGCGCGTCGCAGTGGCCGCGGCTGCCAGCCGCTCCAGATCCTGCTCCAGGCTGATCTTGCGGTTGAAATCCTTGACCAGGCGGCGGCGCCAGACCGGATAGAGATTGAGCGCGTCGAGCAGCGCGTTGAACAGCGCGACGTCGCCGGTGCGGATCTCGACGTCGCGGACGCCGAAGGCGGCCGTCGCCTCCAGCGCCAGCGCCAGCATCTCGGCGTCGGCCGCGGCGCGATCCTGACGGCCGAACGATTCGATGCCGGCCTGCAGGAATTCGCTGGCCTGGCCGCTGCGGTAACGGAACACCGGCCCGAGATAGCTGAACCCGGCCGGCTGGCCGGCCCGGCCAGAAGCGAGGTAATCCCGGGCCACCGGAATGGTCAGGTCCGGGCGCAGGCAGAGCTCCTCGCCGGAGAGGTCGCTCGTCAGGTACAGGCTCTTGCGGATGTCCTCGCCGGAGAGGTCCAGGAACGGCTCGGCCGGCTGCAGGATGGCGGGCTCGGCCCTGACATAGCCGGCCTGCGCGAACGACAAGAGCAGCGTATCCGCCCAGGCGGCGGAGCCGGCAGCATTTGAGGTGGCAGTCGCGGTCATCTCAGGGGTCCATCGTCCCGGTGGAACCGGGCAGAGCAGGGGAGGCGAATTGGCGCAGCCCTTAGCATGGCCCGACAGCGGTTTCGACCTCCAAAGGATCAATCGCTTAACGGGCGGGCAATGCGTCGGGATCAGGCGGTCTTGCCGCCCCAATCGCCCAGCACCGCCTGCACCAGCGCCAGCGCGGCGACGGCGGCGGTGTCGGCCCGCATGATGCGGGGGCCGAGCGCCAGCCGCAGGATGCTGGGCTGCCGCAGCAGCAGCGCCCGCTCTTCCTCGGCAAAACCGCCTTCGGGGCCGATCAGCACGTCGATACCTTGTCCGGCCTCGCGCGCGCCTTGCAGGCTCTGAATGGGATTTTGGATGTCTGCCGCCTCATCGCAAAAGATGAGCAGCCTGTCGGCAGGGCGCTGGCTGAGGTACCGCTCCAGCGGCACCGGCTCGCTCACGGTGGCGATGCTGAGGATCCCGCATTGCTCCGCCGCCTCGACCACATTGGCGCGCATCCGCTCGGTGTTGACCCGGGAGGCCTGGGTATACTTGGTCAGGACCGGTTGCAGGCTGGCGGCGCCCATCTCGATGGCCTTCTGGACCATATAGTCGAGCCGGGCATGCTTGAGCGGGGCGAAGACGTAGGTGAGGTCGGCCAGGGCGTCCTGGGGCCGGGTCTGCTGGAGGATGACGAGGCCGTCCGGCCGCTTGCGGCCTTCGATCGCGGCCTGCCACTCGCCGTCACGGCCGTTGAACGCCAAAACCTCGGCCCCGGCCGCCAGCCGCAGCACATTGCCGAGATAATTGCTCTGGTCGCGGTCGAGCGGGACCCTGGCGTCCTGGGCGAGGGGGGCGTCGATGAACAGACGGGGAGCGCGAAAATCGTGGGATGGCATCGTTCAAAGGTCCAATTTGGGGCCGTTCTTAACCGAAACCAGTAGTTTTGGGGGTAAATATCGCCGAATCGGTGCGTCCCCGCGCCGCGCTCTTGCCCTATTCGACGGGTTGTTAAGCGCCGGCGGGAATCGTAAAAACGCGAGCACGCTGGTTGCGCTTCAATCGGGAAGACGCCGAACCCCGTAAGCTCCTGCCGGAGAGACTGCCTTGATGATCCGTCATCTGATGGTTCCGATCACTGCCGCCATGGTCACCATGGGTGCCGCGGGCGCCTATGCGCAAAGCGCCTTCCCTGCGCCGCTGCCGAACCAGGCCGCGAGCAGCTCGGCGTTTCCGCCCGTGAACGGCTCGGCCCCGACCGCCTCCGTCGGCACGGCGCCGCAATCCTCGTTTCCGGTGAACGGCGCAGCGCCGGTCGGCGGCGCTGGCGCTTTCAGTGCGGCCCCGCCGACGCAAGCGCCGGGTGAGGACTGCATGAAGGCCTTCGTTCCCCTGCGCGAGGAGGCGGAGAAGCGCGGCAAGGCGATCAAGGCCGCGAGCGACCGTCATGCGCCGCCGGACGAGGCCTGCAAGCTGATCCGCAATTTCAGCCAAGCTGAAACGAAGATGATCAAGTACATCGAGACCAACGCCGCCAAATGCGGAATCCCGCCGAACGTCGGCGCGCAGATGAAGGACGGCCACAAGAACACCGAGGCCATGCAGACCAAGGTCTGCAACGTCGCGCAGCAGATGCAGAACCAGCCGCGCGGTCCGGCCGGCCCATCGCTGAGCGAGGTGCTGGGCTCGGGCTCGGCGCCCGAGGCCAATGCCGGCAAGAAGGGCGGCAGCACCTTCGATACGCTCAACGGCAACGTCCTGACCCGATGAGCGACACATCCGCCCGCGTTGCCGACTCCACCGGCAACTGGGTCGATACGCTCGCGCCGCAATGGGCGCAGCCGTATTTGCGATTGTCCCGCTTCGATCGTCCGATCGGCTCCTGGCTTCTCCTGATGCCATGCTGGTGGTCCGCGGCGCTCGCCGCCGGCATCGCGCACGACGTCAGCCGCCTGCCGCTCACCATCGTCCTGTTCTTCATCGGCGCCTTCGTGATGCGCGGGGCGGGCTGCGCCTGGAACGACATCACCGACCGCGACCTCGACGCCAGGGTCGAGCGCACCCGCTCGCGGCCGTTGCCCGCGGGGCAGATCACCGTGAAGCAGGCGCTGGCCTTCCTGGTCGCGCAGGCGCTGGTCGGTCTCGTCGTGCTGCTCCAGTTCAACCGCTTTGCCGTCGCGACCGGCATCGCCTCGCTCGCGGTCGTCGCCGTCTATCCTTTCATGAAGCGCATCACCTGGTGGCCGCAGGTCTTCCTCGGACTTGCCTTCTCCTGGGGCGCGCTGATGGGCTTTGCCGTCACCTTCGGACGCCTCGACCTCACCGCCCTGGTGCTTTACGCCGGGTCGATCGCCTGGGTGATCGGCTATGACACCATCTATGCGCATCAGGATGCCGAGGACGACGCGCTGATCGGCGTCAAGTCCACTGCGCGTCTGTTCGGCGCGCATACGCATCAGGCCCTGATCCTGTTTTATGGACTTGCAGTGGTGCTGATCGGCGTCGCGCTGGCCTCAGGCGATGTGCGCTGGCCGGCCTGGCTCGGTCTTGCGGCTTTTGCCCTGCATCTGGTCTGGCAGATCGTGCGGCTGAACATCGCCGATGGCGCGCTCTGCCTGCGCCTGTTCAAGTCGAACAAGCATGCGGGCTTGCTGCTGCTTGCGGGATTGCTCGCGGACGCGGTGATGCGGGCTTCGTAGGTCTCGTAGGGTGGGCAAAGGCGCACTTGCGCCGTGCCCACGATCTTTCTCGGATTTCGACGGAAGAGGTGGGCACGCTTCGCTTTGCCCACCCTACGGCACCGTGATTGCCGCTCAATTCCTCGCGATGATCTCGCGTTCGTCACGATGAACGGCAAGCTCGCGCACCATGCCGGTGCGCCGGCGCATCAGGAATTTCGGACGGCGGGCGCGGATCGCGTTGGCGCGGCGGCGGCGGGCTGCAGGCTTGCGCGCGCCTTCGTCGAGCTGCGGAAGCGCGAAGATCTCGCTCCAGATCGCCCAGGCCTCGGTAAGTTCATTGGCTTCGGCGCCGACCAGCAGCGGAACGGAGAGCGAGGGGTCGCGATGGACGAGGACGAGCGCCTGCGCCTCGTCATTGCCGCGCAGCGCGACGCCGGTGAAATCGCTGACCCGGACGTTGATCGCCATCTGCATGCCGCGGACGGCACGGCGCAGCACGACACGCTCGCGATGAAGCTCGATTTGCCTCGTATATCCGTCGGCGCGCGGATCATGCGCGTCGAAGCGGACCGGAAGGGAAAGGGGGTCGAGCCGCAAGCTGCGGCTCGACCCGGCGGGAGCGACCCCGCATGTTGATGTTTGACGCCTCACGGCTTTCGTTCTCCCCGCCGGGATTATGTTCCCGGTCGATGCGAGGACCTTAGCGCGGCCGTTTCCGAAACCGCTTAAAAAGGCTGGTTAACCCGACGTCACCTGCTGCTCATGATTGACAAGACCTTGGCGCGCATGATTGACGAGACGTTGCGCCGGAAAAGCGAATCTGAGCTTTTTGGGGGGCGAAAATGCTTGAAGTCCGCACCATTTGGGCACATCTGGTGGGTTCGGTCGTTCCGAGCCCGAACCCCGCCCCAACAGGATTTCGTTTGTGAACCCTTCACCAAGCTCGACGCTTTCGCCCCAGGATTCTTCCAAGGCCAATCGCGACCTGTTCGATCAGTCCGCGCTGTCCGATCTCGCACAGCGGCTGGTGGAGGCGGCCAAACGCGCAGGCGCCGATGCGGCCGATGCGGTCGCGGTGCGCGGCGTCTCGCATGGGGTCGAGGTGCGCGACGGCCGTGTCGAGGAATCCGAGCGGTCCGAGGGCGACGATGTCGGCCTGCGCGTGCTGGTTGGCCAGCGTCAGGCGGTGGTCTCGACCAACGACGTCAGCGGCGATGCCGTGACCAAGCTCGCCGAACGCGCGGTGGCGATGGCGAAGGTTGCGCCCGACGACAAATATGTCGGCCTCGCCGATCCCGCGCTGCTCGCGCGCGACTTCCCCGATCTCGATCTGCTCGATCCCGATGTGCCCGCAACCAGCGAGCTCGAGCGCCGTGCGCTCGCCGCTGAAGCTGCCGCACTCGCCGTGAAGGGAGTCACAAAATCCGGCGGCGCCTCGGCCTCCGCCGGCATGGGCGGCATGGTGCTCGTCACCTCGACCGGCTTCCACGGCTCTTATCTGCGCTCGAGCCAGGGCATCTCGGCCACCGCGATTGTCGGCGAAGGCACCGGCATGGAGCGCGACTACGATTTCACCTCCGCGCCGCACGGCGCCGATTTGCTGTCGCCGGAAACCGTCGGCCGCTCCGCCGGCGAGCGCACGGTGGCGCGCTACAATCCGCGCAAGGTCGAGACCTGCAAGGTGCCCGTGGTGTTCGATCCGCGCGTTGCGGGCTCGCTGGTCGGCCACGTCGTCGGCGCCATCAACGGCGCCTCGATCGCGCGCAAGACCAGCTTCCTGAAGGACAAGCTCGGCCAGCAGCTGTTCGCCAAGAACATCCGCATCATCGACGATCCCCTGCGCAAGCGCGGCCTGCGCTCGCAGACTTTCGATGCCGAAGGCGTCGCGGTGAAGAAGACCGCCCTCGTCGACGAAGGCGTGCTGACGACCTGGCTGCTCGACTGCGCCACCGCGCGCGAGCTTGGGCTGGCCACCACCGGTCACGCGCATCGCGGCGTCTCGTCCTCGCCCTCGCCGGGGCCGTACAATCTGCACCTCGAAGCCGGCACGCCGAGCCCGACCGAATTGATCGCCGATATCAAGCAGGGCTTTTACGTCACCGACCTGATCGGCTCCGGCGTCAACGGCGTCACCGGCGATTACAGCCGCGGCGCCTCCGGCTTCTGGATCGAGAACGGCGAGATCACCTATCCCGTCAGCGAGGTCACGATCGCCGGCCATCTGTTCGAGATCTTCAAGTCGATGCAGCCGGCGAACAATCTCGAATTCCGCTACGGTATCAATGCGCCGACGGTGCGCATCGAGGGTTTGACGCTTGGCGGACGCTGACGCGAACTCGCTCGACGCGACCATCCTGACCCGCGATGCGGCGCTGCTGAAAGACACGGTGCGGGAGGCGGGTGCGCTCGCGCAGTCGATGTTCCGTACCGAGCTGAAGAAGTGGATCAAGGGCGCGTCCTCGCCGGTCTCGGAAGCCGACATCGCCGTCAACGATTTGCTCGAGGCGCGCCTGCGCGCCGCGACCCCGGATTACGGCTGGCTCTCCGAGGAAAGCGCCGACGACGCCACCCGGCTGTCGCGCCGGCTGACATGGGTGGTCGATCCCATCGACGGCACGCGCAATTATCTGGGCGGCCATGACGAATGGTGCGTCAGCGTCGCGCTGGTCGAGGACGCCACGCCCGTTCTCGCCGCGGTGTTCGCGC is a genomic window of Bradyrhizobium sp. CB1717 containing:
- a CDS encoding DUF2076 domain-containing protein, with protein sequence MTPQERQLVDDLFDRLSKLENAPRDPDATAAISDGLRKAPGAVYALVQTTLLQDEALKRAHNRIQELEAAQAPEQTQSGGFLDTMRDTLFGGSPSRGSVPNVPPREQRPVWNTGQAMQQSQPGYGAPPPYGQAYGQGPGQGQAPGYGAPPAGGGGGSFLGTAAAAAAGVVGGSLLLSSIRGMMGGSHQQAFGDSNALGDRSAGGSPWGGSDQSGGSLARDAGLNDIGSNRDSRQGFVDQASNDRDNNDQNYDDDHDDNVDMADDSDFGGDDDGGSDYA
- a CDS encoding ChbG/HpnK family deacetylase, translated to MSSAASPRRIWLCADDYGISPGVNRAIRDLIERGRLNATSVMMVGAAIERSEAEALQASAKTSSRCAIGLHVTLSAPFRPLTMHFRPLDGDMFMPFPKLLRAGLARRLDREFFRNEVKAQLAAFMDAFGRTPDFVDGHQHVQLYPQVRDGFVDAVAEVAPQAWVRQGGRNLPLAQRLASPKAMVLDILSAQFRHRAGRAGLSFNPGFAGAYDFTRAADFGALMRQFLEGLPDGGLVMCHPGFVDDVLTSLDPMTDVREREHAYLKGDAFARLLADSNVTLA
- a CDS encoding glycosyltransferase family 2 protein, with translation MTLGSDVSALTTTAANSAAKGLSIVVPVYNEAAGLAALHQRICELARTLRERYRLACEVVYVDDGSADATLSIAHSLPADAISVQVVSLSRNFGKEAALMAGLDHARLGAVMFMDGDGQHPPALVEQLVRHWIDDGYDVVYTAKAHRDNETFLRRLAVHGFYALINWGARQKIPEDAGDFRLLSPRAVAALKQLPERNRFFKGLASWIGFRQIRVDYEPAPRAHGVTTFNAARLLGLSIEGLTSFSVAPLRFASLLGVVLAGGAFLFGLSILWEVWTTGKQVPGYPSLVVGLMTIGGVQLIMIGIVGEYIGKILSELKARPIYFVAEHSEKHFEADRAQEASSQDASSQDASSRTAAE
- the hisG gene encoding ATP phosphoribosyltransferase, whose protein sequence is MSAPFVLAVPSKGRLQENTEAFFARAGLKLSKAGGARDYRGTIAGLDNVEVAYLSASEIASQLSRGFAHLGVTGEDLVHENIADADNRVSLIEGLGFGYADVVVAVPQAWIDVRTMADLDDVTTGFREQHHMRMRVATKFVNLTRAFFQSHGITDYRIVESAGATEGAPAAGSAELIVDITTTGATLAANGLRVLDDGVILRSQANLVASREADWSPQARETARVILDHIAARARANKYREVRTRFRQCDAALLGEAHSRFGVEAPFGGPTSSGMLTLHCPPGQLYALASFLREHGAETVSVVSLDYVFDRENPLFARLEAFLRR
- a CDS encoding ATP phosphoribosyltransferase regulatory subunit, with translation MTATATSNAAGSAAWADTLLLSFAQAGYVRAEPAILQPAEPFLDLSGEDIRKSLYLTSDLSGEELCLRPDLTIPVARDYLASGRAGQPAGFSYLGPVFRYRSGQASEFLQAGIESFGRQDRAAADAEMLALALEATAAFGVRDVEIRTGDVALFNALLDALNLYPVWRRRLVKDFNRKISLEQDLERLAAAATATRSEYEGVLAALAGSDRKAALAFVTDLMSIAGTTNVGGRTTAEIADRFLEQSTLKGGALPREAITVLKRFLSIAGNPDDAVAQLRALTTDAKLDLAAAIDQFESRVGFMAARGIDVKQTRFSTAFGRGLDYYTGFEFELHHSGNGAEPLVAGGRYDGLMTQLGSTEPIPAVGFSVWVDALNRIGRKVGA
- a CDS encoding 16S rRNA (uracil(1498)-N(3))-methyltransferase → MPSHDFRAPRLFIDAPLAQDARVPLDRDQSNYLGNVLRLAAGAEVLAFNGRDGEWQAAIEGRKRPDGLVILQQTRPQDALADLTYVFAPLKHARLDYMVQKAIEMGAASLQPVLTKYTQASRVNTERMRANVVEAAEQCGILSIATVSEPVPLERYLSQRPADRLLIFCDEAADIQNPIQSLQGAREAGQGIDVLIGPEGGFAEEERALLLRQPSILRLALGPRIMRADTAAVAALALVQAVLGDWGGKTA
- the ubiA gene encoding 4-hydroxybenzoate octaprenyltransferase, yielding MSDTSARVADSTGNWVDTLAPQWAQPYLRLSRFDRPIGSWLLLMPCWWSAALAAGIAHDVSRLPLTIVLFFIGAFVMRGAGCAWNDITDRDLDARVERTRSRPLPAGQITVKQALAFLVAQALVGLVVLLQFNRFAVATGIASLAVVAVYPFMKRITWWPQVFLGLAFSWGALMGFAVTFGRLDLTALVLYAGSIAWVIGYDTIYAHQDAEDDALIGVKSTARLFGAHTHQALILFYGLAVVLIGVALASGDVRWPAWLGLAAFALHLVWQIVRLNIADGALCLRLFKSNKHAGLLLLAGLLADAVMRAS
- a CDS encoding DUF6101 family protein, whose protein sequence is MRRQTSTCGVAPAGSSRSLRLDPLSLPVRFDAHDPRADGYTRQIELHRERVVLRRAVRGMQMAINVRVSDFTGVALRGNDEAQALVLVHRDPSLSVPLLVGAEANELTEAWAIWSEIFALPQLDEGARKPAARRRRANAIRARRPKFLMRRRTGMVRELAVHRDEREIIARN
- a CDS encoding TldD/PmbA family protein, with product MNPSPSSTLSPQDSSKANRDLFDQSALSDLAQRLVEAAKRAGADAADAVAVRGVSHGVEVRDGRVEESERSEGDDVGLRVLVGQRQAVVSTNDVSGDAVTKLAERAVAMAKVAPDDKYVGLADPALLARDFPDLDLLDPDVPATSELERRALAAEAAALAVKGVTKSGGASASAGMGGMVLVTSTGFHGSYLRSSQGISATAIVGEGTGMERDYDFTSAPHGADLLSPETVGRSAGERTVARYNPRKVETCKVPVVFDPRVAGSLVGHVVGAINGASIARKTSFLKDKLGQQLFAKNIRIIDDPLRKRGLRSQTFDAEGVAVKKTALVDEGVLTTWLLDCATARELGLATTGHAHRGVSSSPSPGPYNLHLEAGTPSPTELIADIKQGFYVTDLIGSGVNGVTGDYSRGASGFWIENGEITYPVSEVTIAGHLFEIFKSMQPANNLEFRYGINAPTVRIEGLTLGGR